A section of the Archocentrus centrarchus isolate MPI-CPG fArcCen1 chromosome 20, fArcCen1, whole genome shotgun sequence genome encodes:
- the cd226 gene encoding CD226 antigen isoform X1 produces MEAVQKDCWYFVVLIFLPFLKVAVQQRVIATVRLEEGMVLDCLCPWDGNLSMVSWTKLSEKNPVAVFHPEFGVALSHRFQGRVDFLRTTPMDGSISIRNVTHQDIGLYYCSVQTFPQGPWTKHIQVEDLDEPPEEDPTEPPPPQETVANHEVVAEQNSNLTIECNHQHNGTVNQVVLEKMLHGQPWRIIGVCKKTEGGLVGEDYSDRGRISCADSLDMSLQLTQVTQEDDGFYRCTFNTDAGQQTTTVQLTTVAPGGFSLSLYMMYIYIGAGAAGLVLLIAIIIVVMRQRKRNKRKEYRVKLHPSQGQKWRQWQRQ; encoded by the exons ATGGAAGCTGTACAAAAGGACTGCTGGTACTTCGTGGTACTTATCTTTCTCCCTTTTCTTAAAG TTGCTGTCCAGCAGAGAGTGATCGCTACAGTTAGACTGGAGGAGGGGATGGTTCTGGACTGCTTGTGCCCCTGGGATGGCAACCTCAGCATGGTGTCTTGGACCAAATtgtcagaaaaaaatccagtggcTGTTTTCCATCCAGAGTTTGGAGTGGCTCTTTCTCACCGTTTCCAGGGAAGAGTAGATTTTCTGAGAACCACACCTATGGATGGCAGTATTTCCATTAGGAATGTCACTCATCAGGACATCGGGCTTTACTACTGCTCTGTTCAGACCTTCCCTCAGGGGCCCTGGACCAAGCACATTCAGGTGGAGGACTTGG ATGAGCCACCAGAAGAAGACCCCACagagcccccacccccacaggaaACTGTGGCAAACCACGAGGTCGTAGCAGAGCAGAACAGCAACCTGACCATCGAATGTAACCATCAGCATAATGGCACCGTTAACCAGGTTGTATTGGAGAAGATGCTCCATGGCCAGCCCTGGAGAATTATTGGCGTGTGCAAGAAGACAGAAGGAGGCCTGGTGGGAGAGGATTACAGCGACAGGGGCAGGATCAGCTGTGCAGACAGCCTGGATATGAGTCTGCAGTTGACTCAAGTGACACAGGAAGACGATGGTTTTTACCGCTGTACTTTTAACACAGATGCAGGACAGCAAACGACCACCGTGCAACTCACCACTGTCGCCCCAG GTGGATTCAGCCTGTCGTTATACATGATGTACATTTACATCGGGGCTGGAGCAGCTGGACTTGTTCTACTCATTGCCATCATCATCGTAGTAATGAGGCAAAG AAAGCGGAACAAGAGAAAGGAGTACAGAGTCAAACTGCACCCATCCCAGGGACAG AAATGGAGGCAGTGGCAGAGGCAGTAA
- the cd226 gene encoding CD226 antigen isoform X2, which produces MVLDCLCPWDGNLSMVSWTKLSEKNPVAVFHPEFGVALSHRFQGRVDFLRTTPMDGSISIRNVTHQDIGLYYCSVQTFPQGPWTKHIQVEDLDEPPEEDPTEPPPPQETVANHEVVAEQNSNLTIECNHQHNGTVNQVVLEKMLHGQPWRIIGVCKKTEGGLVGEDYSDRGRISCADSLDMSLQLTQVTQEDDGFYRCTFNTDAGQQTTTVQLTTVAPGGFSLSLYMMYIYIGAGAAGLVLLIAIIIVVMRQRKRNKRKEYRVKLHPSQGQPNFYENIPMCPRIKKSRQIRNCPVYANLQTVQSMKTASNQRRCNK; this is translated from the exons ATGGTTCTGGACTGCTTGTGCCCCTGGGATGGCAACCTCAGCATGGTGTCTTGGACCAAATtgtcagaaaaaaatccagtggcTGTTTTCCATCCAGAGTTTGGAGTGGCTCTTTCTCACCGTTTCCAGGGAAGAGTAGATTTTCTGAGAACCACACCTATGGATGGCAGTATTTCCATTAGGAATGTCACTCATCAGGACATCGGGCTTTACTACTGCTCTGTTCAGACCTTCCCTCAGGGGCCCTGGACCAAGCACATTCAGGTGGAGGACTTGG ATGAGCCACCAGAAGAAGACCCCACagagcccccacccccacaggaaACTGTGGCAAACCACGAGGTCGTAGCAGAGCAGAACAGCAACCTGACCATCGAATGTAACCATCAGCATAATGGCACCGTTAACCAGGTTGTATTGGAGAAGATGCTCCATGGCCAGCCCTGGAGAATTATTGGCGTGTGCAAGAAGACAGAAGGAGGCCTGGTGGGAGAGGATTACAGCGACAGGGGCAGGATCAGCTGTGCAGACAGCCTGGATATGAGTCTGCAGTTGACTCAAGTGACACAGGAAGACGATGGTTTTTACCGCTGTACTTTTAACACAGATGCAGGACAGCAAACGACCACCGTGCAACTCACCACTGTCGCCCCAG GTGGATTCAGCCTGTCGTTATACATGATGTACATTTACATCGGGGCTGGAGCAGCTGGACTTGTTCTACTCATTGCCATCATCATCGTAGTAATGAGGCAAAG AAAGCGGAACAAGAGAAAGGAGTACAGAGTCAAACTGCACCCATCCCAGGGACAG CCAAACTTCTATGAGAACATCCCCATGTGCCCCAGGATAAAGAAATCCAGACAGATCAGAAATTGCCCCGTTTATGCCAACCTACAGACTGTACAATCCATGAAAACCGCATCCAACCAGCGCCGGTGTAATAAGTAA
- the cd226 gene encoding CD226 antigen isoform X3 codes for MEAVQKDCWYFVVLIFLPFLKVAVQQRVIATVRLEEGMVLDCLCPWDGNLSMVSWTKLSEKNPVAVFHPEFGVALSHRFQGRVDFLRTTPMDGSISIRNVTHQDIGLYYCSVQTFPQGPWTKHIQVEDLDEPPEEDPTEPPPPQETVANHEVVAEQNSNLTIECNHQHNGTVNQVVLEKMLHGQPWRIIGVCKKTEGGLVGEDYSDRGRISCADSLDMSLQLTQVTQEDDGFYRCTFNTDAGQQTTTVQLTTVAPGGFSLSLYMMYIYIGAGAAGLVLLIAIIIVVMRQRKRNKRKEYRVKLHPSQGQPNFYENIPMCPRIKKSRQIRNCPVYANLQTVQSMKTASNQRRCNK; via the exons ATGGAAGCTGTACAAAAGGACTGCTGGTACTTCGTGGTACTTATCTTTCTCCCTTTTCTTAAAG TTGCTGTCCAGCAGAGAGTGATCGCTACAGTTAGACTGGAGGAGGGGATGGTTCTGGACTGCTTGTGCCCCTGGGATGGCAACCTCAGCATGGTGTCTTGGACCAAATtgtcagaaaaaaatccagtggcTGTTTTCCATCCAGAGTTTGGAGTGGCTCTTTCTCACCGTTTCCAGGGAAGAGTAGATTTTCTGAGAACCACACCTATGGATGGCAGTATTTCCATTAGGAATGTCACTCATCAGGACATCGGGCTTTACTACTGCTCTGTTCAGACCTTCCCTCAGGGGCCCTGGACCAAGCACATTCAGGTGGAGGACTTGG ATGAGCCACCAGAAGAAGACCCCACagagcccccacccccacaggaaACTGTGGCAAACCACGAGGTCGTAGCAGAGCAGAACAGCAACCTGACCATCGAATGTAACCATCAGCATAATGGCACCGTTAACCAGGTTGTATTGGAGAAGATGCTCCATGGCCAGCCCTGGAGAATTATTGGCGTGTGCAAGAAGACAGAAGGAGGCCTGGTGGGAGAGGATTACAGCGACAGGGGCAGGATCAGCTGTGCAGACAGCCTGGATATGAGTCTGCAGTTGACTCAAGTGACACAGGAAGACGATGGTTTTTACCGCTGTACTTTTAACACAGATGCAGGACAGCAAACGACCACCGTGCAACTCACCACTGTCGCCCCAG GTGGATTCAGCCTGTCGTTATACATGATGTACATTTACATCGGGGCTGGAGCAGCTGGACTTGTTCTACTCATTGCCATCATCATCGTAGTAATGAGGCAAAG AAAGCGGAACAAGAGAAAGGAGTACAGAGTCAAACTGCACCCATCCCAGGGACAG CCAAACTTCTATGAGAACATCCCCATGTGCCCCAGGATAAAGAAATCCAGACAGATCAGAAATTGCCCCGTTTATGCCAACCTACAGACTGTACAATCCATGAAAACCGCATCCAACCAGCGCCGGTGTAATAAGTAA